Proteins from a single region of Electrophorus electricus isolate fEleEle1 chromosome 5, fEleEle1.pri, whole genome shotgun sequence:
- the LOC118241385 gene encoding myb-binding protein 1A-like protein: MEQEAPKPKKKGFLPENKKCKKSKKLTVLENKDTTVAPATARGGVEGGKKKEEKKRGGEETQTPHPVKKAKAQQPKSKKYRGRDRQQVSTE, translated from the coding sequence atggAGCAGGAGGCTCCAAAGCCAAAGAAGAAAGGGTTCCTTCCCGAGAacaagaaatgcaaaaaaagcaaGAAGCTCACTGTACTGGAGAACAAAGACACTACAGTTGCCCCAGCAACTGcaaggggaggggtggaaggggggaagaagaaggaggaaaagaaaagaggaggagaggaaacacagaCTCCGCATCCTGTTAAAAAGGCCAAAGCTCAACAGCCAAAGAGCAAGAAgtacagagggagggacagacagcAGGTCAGCACTGAGTGA